Proteins encoded in a region of the Cytobacillus pseudoceanisediminis genome:
- the glmS gene encoding glutamine--fructose-6-phosphate transaminase (isomerizing) — protein sequence MCGIVGYIGNLDSKEILLKGLEKLEYRGYDSAGIAVMNDNGVQVFKEKGRIADLRNIVDEDVMANTGIGHTRWATHGVPSTVNAHPHQSNSGRFTLVHNGVIENYDILKREYLQGVALKSDTDTEIIVQLIELFVNEGSNTEEAFRKTLTLLKGSYAIALLDAENAETIFVAKNKSPLLVGLGETFNVVASDAMAMLQVTDQYVELMDKEIVIVTKDAVKIQTLNGEEISRDPYTAELDASDIEKGTYPHYMLKEIDEQPLVMRKIIQKYQNENGELTIDQEIVEAMNDADRIYIIAAGTSYHAGLVGKQFIEKIAKIPVEVHISSEFGYNIPLLSEKPLFIFISQSGETADSRAVLVNVKKMGHKALTITNVPGSTLSREADYTLLLHAGPEIAVASTKAYTAQIAVLSILAEVTAKSRGLELDFNLVQELGIVANAMEVLCDAKEEFEDIARKFLSTTRNAFFIGRGIDYYVGLEGALKLKEISYIQAEGFAGGELKHGTIALIENGTPIIALATQESVNLSIRGNVKEVVARGANPCIISMKGLETEEDSFIIPEVNELLTPLISVIPLQLISYFAALHRECDVDKPRNLAKSVTVE from the coding sequence ATGTGTGGTATCGTTGGATATATTGGAAACTTAGATTCAAAGGAAATTTTATTAAAGGGCTTGGAAAAGCTTGAATATAGAGGCTATGATTCAGCTGGCATCGCGGTTATGAATGATAACGGCGTTCAGGTTTTCAAGGAAAAAGGCCGTATTGCGGACCTTCGCAATATTGTTGATGAAGATGTGATGGCAAACACAGGGATCGGACACACCCGCTGGGCGACACACGGTGTTCCAAGCACAGTAAATGCTCACCCTCATCAAAGCAATTCCGGCCGTTTTACGCTTGTTCACAATGGCGTAATTGAGAACTATGACATCTTAAAACGCGAATATTTGCAGGGAGTTGCCCTTAAAAGTGATACAGATACAGAAATCATCGTTCAGCTGATTGAATTATTCGTGAACGAAGGTTCTAATACTGAAGAAGCGTTCCGCAAAACGCTGACACTTTTAAAAGGCTCTTATGCAATCGCCCTTTTGGATGCAGAAAACGCTGAAACGATTTTTGTTGCGAAAAACAAGAGTCCTCTTCTGGTTGGATTAGGTGAAACATTCAATGTAGTCGCTTCTGATGCAATGGCGATGCTGCAAGTTACAGATCAATATGTTGAACTAATGGACAAAGAAATCGTTATTGTCACAAAAGATGCTGTTAAAATTCAGACGCTGAATGGCGAGGAAATTAGCCGTGATCCGTATACGGCTGAATTGGATGCAAGCGATATCGAAAAAGGAACATATCCTCACTACATGCTGAAAGAAATCGATGAGCAGCCTTTAGTGATGCGCAAAATCATCCAGAAGTATCAAAATGAAAATGGCGAGCTGACAATCGACCAGGAAATCGTTGAAGCGATGAACGATGCAGACCGCATTTATATCATTGCTGCCGGGACTTCTTATCATGCAGGTCTTGTTGGAAAGCAGTTCATTGAAAAAATCGCAAAAATCCCAGTAGAAGTTCATATTTCAAGTGAGTTTGGCTATAATATTCCGTTGCTTTCAGAGAAGCCGCTATTTATCTTTATTTCTCAAAGCGGCGAGACAGCAGATAGCCGTGCCGTACTTGTAAATGTGAAGAAAATGGGCCATAAGGCGTTAACCATTACAAACGTTCCAGGTTCAACTCTATCACGTGAAGCAGATTACACATTATTGCTTCATGCCGGTCCTGAAATTGCGGTTGCTTCTACAAAGGCATATACAGCCCAGATTGCTGTATTATCCATTCTTGCAGAAGTTACAGCGAAGAGCCGCGGATTGGAATTGGACTTCAACCTTGTTCAGGAGCTAGGCATTGTTGCTAACGCAATGGAAGTCCTTTGCGATGCAAAGGAAGAGTTCGAGGATATAGCACGCAAATTCCTTTCTACTACACGCAATGCGTTCTTTATTGGCCGTGGGATCGACTACTATGTTGGCCTTGAAGGTGCACTTAAGCTGAAGGAAATTTCATATATTCAAGCTGAAGGCTTTGCAGGCGGAGAATTAAAGCATGGAACCATTGCTTTAATCGAGAATGGTACGCCAATCATTGCCCTGGCAACTCAAGAAAGTGTTAACTTAAGCATTCGCGGCAACGTCAAAGAGGTTGTTGCCCGAGGAGCAAACCCTTGCATCATTTCCATGAAAGGGCTGGAAACAGAAGAAGACAGCTTTATCATTCCGGAAGTGAACGAGCTATTGACACCTCTTATCTCTGTAATACCTTTACAATTAATCTCTTACTTTGCTGCGCTGCACCGTGAGTGTGACGTAGATAAGCCGCGTAACCTGGCTAAGTCGGTTACTGTGGAGTAA
- a CDS encoding iron ABC transporter ATP-binding protein, producing the protein MIEIKGLTKQFGKKPVVEDVTVTIEPGTITSFIGPNGAGKSTLLSMVSRLLEADTGEVLLDQNNVKKWKSSDFAKRVSILKQANYLNVRLTVRELVSFGRYPYSRGRLAAEDEKFVDQAIEYMNLADMEGKYLDELSGGQKQRAFIAMVIAQDTDYILLDEPLNNLDMKHSVQIMKILRKLVDELGKTVVIVLHDINFASVYSDRIVALKNGRLMKNGPTSEIINSDVLREIYDMDIPIQEQNGCRICVYFNSHT; encoded by the coding sequence ATGATTGAAATCAAAGGATTAACAAAACAATTTGGTAAAAAGCCTGTTGTAGAGGATGTTACAGTCACAATCGAGCCGGGGACCATCACCTCTTTTATTGGACCGAATGGTGCTGGTAAATCAACACTTCTTTCTATGGTAAGCCGTTTATTAGAAGCAGATACAGGTGAGGTATTACTCGATCAGAATAATGTGAAAAAGTGGAAGTCTTCGGATTTTGCAAAGAGAGTATCCATTTTGAAACAAGCCAATTACCTTAATGTGAGATTGACAGTGCGTGAGCTTGTGTCATTTGGGCGCTATCCCTATTCAAGAGGTCGCTTAGCGGCTGAAGACGAAAAGTTTGTTGATCAAGCCATTGAATATATGAATTTAGCTGATATGGAAGGCAAATATTTAGATGAATTATCAGGTGGTCAAAAGCAACGGGCGTTCATTGCAATGGTCATTGCTCAGGATACGGATTATATCCTGCTGGATGAGCCTTTAAATAACCTGGATATGAAGCATTCAGTTCAAATTATGAAAATTTTGCGCAAGCTGGTTGATGAACTTGGAAAGACAGTTGTCATTGTTTTGCATGACATAAATTTTGCATCTGTTTATTCTGATCGTATCGTAGCGTTGAAAAATGGCCGGCTGATGAAAAATGGGCCGACCAGTGAAATCATAAATTCTGATGTGCTTCGTGAAATTTATGATATGGATATTCCAATTCAAGAACAGAATGGCTGCAGAATTTGTGTCTATTTTAATTCACATACGTAA
- a CDS encoding siderophore ABC transporter substrate-binding protein yields the protein MKKLFYALLAAMVLLLAACGSNEEASKEESTDKGAEEETNGAGTEGSSAYPMTVSPTVASTEGNEGGTTNFEDVKFEKMPEKIAVFDYGFLDTLDALGVEGIVGVAKDSTLPAHLEKYASDEYKSVGGLKEPLLEDIAEMDPDVIFISGRQSAFYEELKEIAPVVFVGTSETDYWNTFQSSVDLAAKMFDKEAEAEEYMAKYDSALEEIKALAGNYETSLVTMYNEGKLSGFATNSRFGYIYDIYGFKPVTEDIESSSHGSNFGFEAVLEFNPQVLFVIDRTAATGGDSNIEADMENDIIKKTDAFKNKRIVYLDGPLWYLSGGGLQSELAKIEEVLAELK from the coding sequence ATGAAAAAACTATTTTATGCATTGTTAGCAGCTATGGTATTATTGCTTGCCGCATGTGGTTCTAACGAAGAAGCTTCAAAAGAAGAATCAACTGATAAAGGTGCAGAGGAAGAAACAAATGGAGCTGGAACAGAAGGAAGCTCTGCTTATCCAATGACGGTATCTCCAACAGTTGCCTCAACTGAAGGCAATGAGGGTGGTACAACTAATTTTGAAGATGTGAAATTTGAAAAGATGCCAGAAAAAATTGCTGTATTCGATTATGGTTTCTTAGATACATTAGATGCTCTAGGTGTTGAAGGAATTGTTGGGGTTGCAAAAGATTCTACCCTGCCAGCTCACCTTGAAAAATACGCATCTGATGAGTATAAAAGCGTTGGTGGATTAAAGGAACCTTTACTTGAAGATATCGCTGAAATGGATCCGGATGTAATCTTTATCTCTGGGCGTCAGTCAGCATTCTATGAAGAATTAAAGGAAATCGCTCCTGTCGTGTTTGTTGGTACTTCTGAGACTGATTACTGGAACACATTCCAATCTTCTGTAGATCTAGCGGCGAAAATGTTTGATAAAGAAGCAGAAGCTGAAGAATACATGGCAAAATATGATTCAGCTTTAGAAGAAATCAAAGCTTTAGCTGGAAACTACGAAACCTCTCTAGTTACAATGTACAATGAAGGTAAATTATCAGGTTTTGCAACAAACTCCCGTTTCGGCTACATTTATGACATTTATGGATTCAAGCCGGTAACAGAAGATATCGAGTCTTCTTCTCACGGTTCTAACTTCGGTTTTGAAGCCGTCCTGGAATTTAACCCACAAGTGCTATTTGTAATTGACCGAACAGCAGCTACTGGTGGCGACTCTAATATTGAAGCTGATATGGAAAACGACATCATTAAGAAAACTGATGCCTTTAAAAATAAAAGAATCGTTTACTTAGATGGACCTCTATGGTACCTAAGCGGAGGCGGTTTACAATCCGAGCTTGCTAAAATTGAAGAAGTTTTAGCTGAGTTGAAATAA
- the glmM gene encoding phosphoglucosamine mutase: MGKYFGTDGVRGVANSELTPELAFKLGRFGGYVLTKDHDRPKVLIGRDTRISGHMLEGALVAGLLSIGAEVMRLGVISTPGVAYLTKALGAEAGVMISASHNPVEDNGIKFFGPDGFKLSDDQEAEIEGLMDMAEDQLPRPVGGSLGQVNDYFEGGQKYLQYLKQTVDEDFSGIHIALDCAHGATSPLATHLFADLDADLSMMGASPNGLNINAGVGSTHPEALSAFVKEKEADVGLAFDGDGDRLIAIDENGDIVDGDQIMYICGKYMKEQGRLKQNTVVSTVMSNLGFYKGLEANGVESVQTAVGDRYVVEEMKKNGYNLGGEQSGHIIFLDYITTGDGLLTGLQLVNIMKVTKKPLSELANEMQKFPQKLVNIRVTDKHHVTDNEKVKEVIAQVEEEMNGNGRILVRPSGTEPLVRVMAEAPTGELCASYVERIAAVVESEMGLKE, translated from the coding sequence ATGGGTAAATATTTCGGTACAGATGGAGTACGAGGAGTTGCAAATAGTGAATTGACACCAGAGCTGGCTTTTAAACTGGGCCGTTTTGGGGGTTATGTATTAACGAAGGACCATGATCGTCCGAAAGTATTAATCGGCCGTGATACCCGTATTTCGGGCCATATGCTCGAAGGCGCACTGGTAGCGGGGCTTTTATCAATTGGAGCAGAAGTTATGCGCCTCGGTGTCATTTCAACGCCTGGCGTCGCTTATTTAACAAAAGCTCTGGGTGCAGAAGCTGGCGTAATGATTTCTGCATCCCATAATCCTGTTGAAGATAACGGAATCAAATTCTTTGGCCCGGATGGGTTTAAATTGTCCGATGACCAGGAAGCTGAAATTGAGGGATTAATGGATATGGCAGAAGACCAGCTTCCAAGACCGGTCGGAGGCAGCCTGGGACAGGTAAATGATTATTTTGAAGGCGGACAGAAGTATCTTCAATACTTAAAGCAGACGGTTGATGAAGATTTCTCAGGCATCCACATTGCGCTCGATTGTGCACATGGGGCCACTTCTCCGCTGGCAACACATCTATTTGCTGATCTTGATGCTGATCTTTCCATGATGGGAGCATCTCCTAACGGATTAAATATCAATGCAGGAGTCGGTTCTACTCATCCTGAGGCATTGTCTGCCTTTGTTAAGGAAAAAGAAGCCGATGTAGGTTTGGCTTTTGATGGAGATGGCGACCGTTTAATTGCCATTGATGAAAATGGCGATATTGTTGATGGCGACCAAATCATGTATATCTGTGGAAAATACATGAAGGAGCAGGGAAGACTTAAGCAAAACACAGTTGTTTCCACTGTGATGAGCAACCTTGGATTTTATAAAGGGCTTGAAGCCAACGGTGTAGAAAGTGTTCAGACAGCTGTAGGTGACCGCTATGTTGTGGAGGAAATGAAGAAGAACGGCTACAACCTTGGCGGAGAACAGTCAGGTCATATCATTTTCCTGGACTACATCACAACTGGAGATGGTCTTTTGACAGGCCTTCAGCTTGTTAACATCATGAAAGTAACCAAGAAGCCGCTATCTGAGCTTGCGAATGAAATGCAGAAATTCCCGCAGAAGCTTGTAAACATTCGTGTAACGGATAAGCATCATGTGACAGACAATGAAAAAGTGAAAGAAGTCATTGCGCAGGTTGAAGAAGAAATGAACGGAAACGGCCGGATTCTGGTACGTCCTTCCGGTACAGAGCCGCTTGTCCGCGTAATGGCGGAAGCCCCAACGGGTGAACTTTGCGCATCCTATGTAGAGCGCATCGCTGCTGTTGTTGAAAGTGAAATGGGATTAAAAGAATAA
- a CDS encoding iron chelate uptake ABC transporter family permease subunit, which yields MRNSTKLMILAAIALVFILLYGFYDIKGGFDYAFPKRMLRVTAMVITGIAIAYSTVVFQTITHNRILTPSVMGLDSMYQVVQTLIYFFAGSMSVWVLNKYLNFGAAIFAMVVFALILYRFLFRADKHPIYFLLLIGMIIGTLLGSFVTFLQVLIDPVEYLSLQSRLFATFTNVKAELLFISIGILFLAFLYGYLIMDKLDVMSLGRENAINLGINYDGMVMRILILSSVLIATSTALVGPITFFGLIVANLSYQYLVTYKHSIHILGASLISIIALVGGNFLVEHIFELRTTLSVIINFIGGIYFIYLLLKESRAAG from the coding sequence ATGCGAAATAGTACAAAACTGATGATTTTAGCAGCTATTGCTCTTGTGTTTATTTTGTTATATGGCTTTTATGATATTAAAGGCGGCTTTGATTATGCCTTTCCTAAGCGTATGCTCAGAGTTACAGCGATGGTTATAACAGGAATCGCAATTGCTTATTCTACAGTTGTGTTCCAGACAATTACACATAACCGTATTTTGACACCTTCTGTTATGGGCCTTGATTCTATGTATCAAGTAGTACAAACATTAATCTACTTCTTTGCAGGGTCGATGTCAGTGTGGGTGTTAAATAAATACTTAAACTTTGGCGCAGCCATTTTTGCCATGGTCGTTTTTGCCCTGATTTTATATCGATTTTTGTTCAGGGCTGATAAGCATCCCATCTATTTTCTTCTATTAATAGGGATGATTATAGGGACACTTCTGGGAAGCTTTGTCACATTCCTGCAAGTATTGATAGATCCAGTCGAATATTTGAGTCTTCAAAGCCGGTTGTTTGCGACCTTTACAAACGTAAAGGCTGAGTTATTATTTATTTCAATTGGCATCCTATTTCTTGCATTTCTCTATGGCTACCTTATTATGGATAAACTGGATGTTATGTCACTGGGCCGCGAAAATGCGATAAATCTTGGCATTAATTATGACGGCATGGTAATGAGAATTTTAATTTTATCGTCTGTTTTAATTGCCACATCTACAGCGCTTGTCGGACCAATTACATTTTTTGGATTAATTGTTGCCAATCTCTCCTATCAATATCTGGTGACATATAAACACTCCATCCACATATTAGGGGCGAGCTTGATCAGTATTATTGCATTGGTCGGCGGTAATTTCCTTGTGGAACATATTTTTGAGTTGCGTACAACATTAAGTGTCATTATTAACTTTATCGGCGGTATTTACTTTATTTATCTATTACTTAAGGAAAGTAGGGCAGCAGGATGA
- a CDS encoding CdaR family protein, whose protein sequence is MDKLIDKLVDTRWFMKIVALILALFLFDSVYDADKELKDINVPGQQDSGIVEDVPVKSYYDTENLVVTGIPETVDLSIEGPKSHLEQAKKLQNFEVYVDLTNAEIGSQRVEIKIRDISDKLDVTINPQYADVTVHEKVTQEFKVDAEFNNGLLGEGYSADAASAEPKTVKITGAKEVIERISFVKATLDVKGPITETITDEATVRVLDREMNKLDVIVEPQVIQVTVPVKQLSKTVPVTIVRKGDPQDGVTINSIELDVNEASITGREEILNETESVRVEVDVSKIEKDTVLTLPVIIPDGISAVDPKTVKASIDVSTEENAENAENADREEENTEEPAEETQAQEQEETKTFSSLSINLAGLAEEYEAVLRNPASGRTSITVTGKSSTVQDLKAEDFNLYLSLSDLGEGDHEVPINVDGPSGVDVKPASGNATITITRKEEA, encoded by the coding sequence ATGGATAAGTTAATTGATAAATTGGTAGATACCCGCTGGTTCATGAAAATTGTTGCGTTGATTCTGGCACTTTTTCTATTTGACTCTGTTTATGATGCAGATAAGGAATTAAAGGATATAAACGTTCCTGGCCAGCAGGATTCAGGCATTGTTGAAGATGTCCCGGTGAAAAGCTATTATGATACGGAAAATCTGGTCGTTACCGGTATTCCGGAAACAGTGGACTTAAGTATAGAAGGGCCAAAAAGCCATCTGGAGCAAGCTAAAAAACTGCAGAACTTTGAAGTATATGTAGATTTGACAAATGCAGAAATCGGCTCTCAAAGAGTGGAAATTAAGATCCGCGATATCTCAGATAAACTTGATGTGACGATCAATCCGCAATATGCTGATGTGACAGTCCACGAAAAAGTGACCCAGGAGTTTAAAGTGGATGCAGAATTTAATAATGGCCTGCTTGGTGAGGGGTATTCAGCCGATGCGGCATCTGCGGAACCAAAGACGGTAAAAATCACAGGAGCAAAAGAAGTGATTGAGCGGATCAGCTTTGTTAAAGCAACCTTGGATGTAAAGGGACCAATAACCGAGACAATCACTGATGAAGCAACTGTCAGGGTATTGGACCGTGAGATGAATAAGCTTGATGTTATTGTGGAACCCCAAGTAATTCAAGTAACAGTGCCGGTTAAGCAGTTAAGCAAGACGGTTCCCGTTACGATCGTCCGGAAGGGGGACCCTCAAGATGGTGTTACCATTAATTCGATTGAACTCGATGTTAACGAGGCTTCCATAACGGGCCGGGAAGAAATATTAAATGAGACTGAAAGTGTCAGGGTAGAGGTGGATGTCAGCAAGATTGAAAAAGATACCGTGCTCACCTTGCCGGTTATTATCCCGGATGGCATTTCTGCAGTGGACCCTAAGACAGTGAAGGCGTCTATTGACGTTAGTACTGAGGAGAATGCAGAGAATGCAGAGAATGCTGATAGAGAAGAGGAAAACACCGAAGAGCCTGCTGAAGAAACACAGGCACAGGAACAAGAGGAAACCAAAACCTTTTCAAGCCTTTCCATCAATTTAGCCGGCTTAGCTGAAGAATATGAAGCAGTACTAAGAAATCCAGCTTCCGGACGGACAAGTATTACGGTTACCGGAAAAAGCAGCACGGTTCAGGATCTCAAAGCGGAGGATTTTAATCTATATTTGAGCCTGTCAGACCTTGGTGAAGGTGATCATGAGGTGCCAATCAATGTCGATGGCCCTTCAGGGGTGGATGTAAAACCTGCATCAGGTAATGCGACTATAACAATTACGCGAAAAGAAGAAGCTTAA
- a CDS encoding ribbon-helix-helix protein, CopG family, with translation MKELTFKSYDQFLQFNEHKAMEKAIMKGLQGDELVKFKLEFLQRAKTMWKEYDCDLWIQKHGYVIINVWKDGSGKRKVTRGRPKKLDSEKYLHTVHVRLDEETYRQLTNHCQENQIDVSEAIRVLIKTL, from the coding sequence ATGAAAGAATTAACATTCAAATCTTACGACCAATTTCTCCAATTTAACGAGCATAAGGCGATGGAAAAAGCGATCATGAAAGGACTTCAAGGTGATGAGCTAGTAAAATTCAAACTTGAGTTCCTGCAAAGAGCCAAAACAATGTGGAAAGAGTATGATTGTGATCTTTGGATTCAAAAACACGGATATGTCATCATAAATGTATGGAAAGACGGCAGCGGCAAAAGAAAAGTTACGAGAGGAAGGCCAAAAAAACTTGATTCTGAAAAATATTTACACACTGTTCATGTAAGGCTGGATGAGGAAACGTATCGGCAGCTCACGAATCACTGCCAGGAGAATCAGATCGACGTATCGGAAGCTATTCGGGTTCTAATTAAAACACTATAG
- a CDS encoding aspartyl-phosphate phosphatase Spo0E family protein: MCVKELLRDIEECRSRMIQLTASASFTDHSVVDTSTKLDQLLNKYYTLTAKK; the protein is encoded by the coding sequence GTGTGTGTTAAGGAATTATTGAGAGATATTGAGGAATGCCGGTCAAGAATGATCCAGTTAACAGCTTCCGCTTCTTTTACAGACCACTCGGTAGTTGATACGAGCACAAAACTCGATCAGCTTCTAAATAAATATTATACACTCACAGCAAAAAAATGA
- a CDS encoding TetR/AcrR family transcriptional regulator: MSKKQLIMESALELFAKQGFEATSVQQITEHSGISKGAFYLSFKSKDELIMALIDHFMEQFVSDIDHIVKDSNNTGKELLRKFFYTTFHSFQKHSDFAKIFIKEQAHTFNEELISKGRHFDQLIDDITLSMLDQLYGESVQHTKYDLIYCIKGFMHVYSHLFLFFNVPLDLDLLCRSLAEKTELLANNSTIPFITDELYEMFRKTGHEEMTHGQLIEIMEQKIEELEDSIEKESLILLKEDIQERSLNPAIVKGLITNIRNNPHCRWIAYLLLHYYEV; this comes from the coding sequence ATGAGCAAAAAGCAATTAATTATGGAAAGCGCTTTAGAACTCTTTGCGAAGCAAGGGTTTGAAGCTACATCTGTACAGCAGATCACAGAGCACTCCGGTATTTCCAAAGGAGCTTTCTACTTATCATTCAAATCAAAAGATGAACTGATCATGGCCTTGATTGATCATTTTATGGAGCAATTTGTTTCAGATATTGACCATATAGTCAAAGACTCGAATAACACGGGAAAAGAGCTTTTAAGAAAGTTTTTTTATACCACATTCCACTCCTTTCAAAAGCATTCAGACTTTGCCAAGATTTTTATTAAAGAACAGGCACATACATTTAACGAAGAGCTTATATCAAAAGGGCGGCACTTTGACCAATTAATCGATGATATCACCCTATCCATGCTTGATCAGTTATATGGAGAAAGTGTCCAGCATACCAAATACGATTTAATCTATTGCATCAAAGGCTTTATGCATGTGTACTCTCACTTATTTTTATTTTTCAATGTGCCTTTGGATTTGGACCTTCTGTGCAGATCACTTGCAGAGAAAACAGAACTTCTTGCAAACAATTCGACTATCCCGTTTATAACCGACGAGCTTTACGAGATGTTCAGGAAGACGGGACATGAAGAGATGACTCACGGGCAACTAATTGAAATTATGGAGCAAAAAATAGAGGAATTAGAAGACTCGATTGAAAAGGAATCCCTCATCCTGCTAAAGGAGGATATACAGGAGCGCAGCTTGAATCCTGCTATCGTAAAAGGGCTGATTACAAATATCAGAAACAACCCTCATTGCAGATGGATTGCTTATCTGCTTCTCCATTACTATGAGGTTTAA
- the cdaA gene encoding diadenylate cyclase CdaA: MSFADFSILKLLANTIDILLVWYVIYKLIMIVKGTKAVQLLKGIFVIILVKVASDKFHLQTLGWMMEQVLLWGFLAIIIIFQPELRRALEQLGRGRFFSRTANQEEENQEKLVESIAKAVDYMAKRRIGALISVERETGLNDYIETGIQLDSKISSELLINIFIPNTPLHDGAVIIQKNCVAAAACYLPLSESPFISKELGTRHRAALGISEVTDSITIIVSEETGSVSLTKNGELHRDLKAEAFKDMLSSELLVQQKIKQTSSGLWNWRGKKNG, from the coding sequence ATGTCGTTTGCAGATTTCTCTATTTTGAAATTGTTGGCTAATACAATAGACATTCTCCTTGTCTGGTATGTCATCTATAAACTGATAATGATTGTAAAAGGAACAAAGGCTGTCCAATTGCTAAAAGGGATTTTTGTCATTATCCTGGTCAAAGTAGCAAGCGACAAGTTCCACCTGCAAACATTAGGTTGGATGATGGAACAAGTGCTTCTTTGGGGATTTCTGGCCATCATTATCATTTTCCAGCCGGAGCTGCGAAGAGCATTGGAGCAATTGGGGAGAGGGAGATTCTTCTCAAGGACAGCTAATCAGGAGGAGGAAAATCAGGAGAAACTGGTCGAATCCATTGCTAAGGCTGTGGATTATATGGCTAAACGCCGCATTGGGGCGCTTATTTCAGTTGAGAGGGAAACAGGGCTGAACGATTATATTGAAACCGGTATTCAGCTGGATTCTAAAATTTCATCTGAGCTCCTGATTAATATATTTATACCGAATACACCGCTGCATGACGGAGCCGTTATCATTCAAAAGAATTGTGTGGCAGCAGCAGCGTGTTATCTGCCTCTGTCAGAAAGCCCATTCATCTCAAAAGAGCTCGGCACCAGACATAGGGCTGCTTTAGGTATAAGTGAAGTAACCGACAGTATTACCATTATCGTTTCGGAGGAAACAGGAAGTGTTTCCCTAACCAAAAACGGTGAGCTGCACCGTGATTTAAAAGCTGAAGCTTTTAAAGATATGCTTTCAAGTGAATTGCTTGTTCAACAGAAAATAAAGCAGACTTCTTCAGGTCTTTGGAACTGGAGGGGGAAAAAGAATGGATAA
- a CDS encoding anti-sigma factor family protein, translated as MKCPAEMVVYMHEYLDEEISAEHEKELRAHLQNCEECQIHFHELKKTIALVQSTSHIQAPENFTANVMAKLPKEKRKVGVQRWFRHHPLLTAASLFLVLMMGSVVSSWDQDHQLSVSKQPNLVVENDKVIVPEGEVVKGDVVVKNGDLEIQGEIDGNVTVINGQQYMASAGNVTGEIEEVDAIFEWLWYHIKKAAKDAVNVFESGETDKEK; from the coding sequence TTGAAATGTCCAGCAGAAATGGTTGTTTATATGCATGAGTACCTAGATGAAGAGATCTCAGCCGAACATGAGAAGGAATTAAGGGCCCATCTGCAGAACTGTGAGGAATGCCAAATTCATTTCCATGAATTAAAGAAGACGATCGCTTTAGTCCAAAGCACTTCACATATACAGGCACCTGAAAATTTCACGGCAAACGTTATGGCGAAATTGCCCAAAGAAAAGCGGAAAGTCGGGGTCCAGCGCTGGTTCAGGCATCATCCGCTTTTAACTGCTGCATCCCTCTTTCTTGTTCTGATGATGGGAAGCGTCGTATCATCCTGGGACCAGGATCACCAACTATCAGTTTCCAAACAGCCAAACCTTGTGGTGGAGAACGATAAGGTGATTGTACCAGAAGGCGAAGTGGTAAAAGGCGATGTAGTAGTTAAGAACGGAGACTTGGAAATCCAGGGCGAAATAGACGGAAATGTTACGGTCATCAATGGCCAGCAATATATGGCTTCAGCCGGTAATGTTACCGGAGAAATCGAAGAGGTTGATGCCATTTTCGAATGGCTGTGGTACCACATCAAAAAGGCAGCCAAGGATGCTGTAAATGTATTTGAAAGCGGAGAAACAGATAAAGAGAAATAG